One window of Tenacibaculum maritimum NCIMB 2154 genomic DNA carries:
- a CDS encoding zincin-like metallopeptidase toxin domain-containing protein → MDYENAALFITDGKNMKLVLRENATVYELLHELMHFRHSKELGIKNYYNMLQAEGVLKTERYVFDKIVSNFKYLNKNELNHAERYINYYYKKLGVTDDLGSPIKIVLPFDINSIPKKRQYISIETILNLK, encoded by the coding sequence ATGGATTATGAAAATGCAGCATTATTTATTACTGATGGTAAAAACATGAAATTAGTATTAAGAGAAAATGCTACTGTTTATGAACTATTACATGAGTTGATGCATTTTAGACATTCAAAAGAATTAGGAATAAAAAACTATTATAATATGTTGCAAGCGGAAGGGGTTTTAAAAACAGAAAGATATGTGTTTGACAAAATAGTAAGTAATTTTAAATACCTAAATAAAAATGAGTTAAATCACGCTGAAAGATATATTAATTATTATTACAAGAAACTTGGAGTTACAGATGACTTAGGAAGCCCTATAAAAATTGTATTACCATTTGATATAAATAGTATACCTAAAAAGCGTCAATATATAAGCATTGAAACTATTTTAAATTTAAAATAA